One window from the genome of Salvia miltiorrhiza cultivar Shanhuang (shh) chromosome 7, IMPLAD_Smil_shh, whole genome shotgun sequence encodes:
- the LOC130993905 gene encoding uncharacterized protein LOC130993905, translated as MILLSYTFIFIGNGRGESSSASIASIRGANVEVETNFEEYVRDPGLRRPIDEFDIAIRDQIRREYLSMGPCQLVGHNYPKTQFGNQLRSFQYVWYQKFVWLEYSVAKDACFCFWCYLFKPEDKSSRYKTDVFTKTGFTNWKKALIKFVVHVGDADSCHNNARVQVEAFTDQRHSVANMFRSNARELDVAYRTRLTASLDVTRFLLKQGLPFRGHDESTTSLNRGNFLELLQWYSDHNDVVSKVLGSNAPGNNQMNSPQIQKDLARACASEVTLAIINDIGDKVLTMLVDEARDVSLKEQMGVVLRYVNDKGCVIERFIGIVHVVDTCSHSLKDALSALFVKHGLSLSKLRGQGYGGASNMRGEFNGLKANPYAMNIHCFSHQLQLIVVAVSKSIMVVKDFFSYVSMIVNTTGASCKRKDQLRMLEHERLVKELNDEVRMTGRGLNQETSLARLGDTRWGSHYFTLLRLCAMWPSVEKVLENIRDDTTSYEVRSTARDLLGKMNNYEFVFVMHLMKYLLGMTNELSFALQRKD; from the coding sequence ATGATTTTATTAagttatacttttatttttataggaAATGGAAGGGGTGAATCTTCATCTGCTTCAATTGCATCTATTCGTGGAGCAAATGTAGAAGTTGAAACAAATTTTGAAGAATACGTTCGTGATCCCGGATTAAGGCGACCAATTGACGAATTTGATATTGCTATTCGAGATCAAATACGTAGAGAGTATTTGTCTATGGGTCCTTGTCAACTAGTTGGGCATAACTATCCGAAGACTCAATTCGGCAATCAATTAAGGAGTTTTCAATATGTATGGTATCAAAAGTTTGTGTGGTTAGAGTACAGTGTAGCAAAAGATGCTTGCTTTTGCTTTTGGTGTTATCTATTCAAGCCCGAAGATAAATCAAGTCGGTACAAAACAGATGTATTCACCAAGACGGGGTTTACCAATTGGAAGAAGGCTTTAATTAAATTTGTGGTGCATGTTGGAGATGCGGATAGTTGTCATAACAATGCTAGAGTACAAGTTGAAGCATTTACAGATCAAAGACATAGTGTGGCAAATATGTTTAGATCAAATGCTCGTGAGTTGGATGTTGCTTATCGCACTCGTTTGACGGCTTCATTGGATGTGACTCGTTTTCTATTGAAGCAAGGATTACCTTTTCGTGGACATGATGAGTCAACTACTTCTTTAAATCGAGGTAATTTTCTTGAGTTGCTTCAATGGTATAGTGATCATAATGATGTTGTTTCCAAAGTTTTGGGTTCAAATGCTCCTGGCAATAATCAAATGAATTCCCCACAAATTCAAAAAGATTTAGCGCGTGCTTGTGCTTCAGAGGTTACACTTGCTATAATCAATGATATTGGGGATAAAGTGCTTACCATGTTGGTTGATGAGGCTCGAGATGTTTCATTGAAAGAGCAAATGGGAGTTGTTTTAAGATATGTGAATGATAAAGGATGTGTAATTGAAAGATTTATTGGAATTGTGCATGTTGTTGACACTTGTTCACATTCTCTGAAAGATGCTCTTAGTGCTTTATTTGTGAAACATGGTTTATCACTATCAAAATTGAGGGGTCAAGGATATGGTGGAGCTTCAAACATGAGAGGTGAGTTCAATGGGTTGAAAGCTAATCCTTATGCTATGAACATTCATTGCTTTTCACATCAACTTCAGTTAATTGTTGTTGCTGTTTCTAAGAGTATCATGGTTGTAAAGGACTTTTTTAGCTATGTTTCCATGATAGTAAATACGACTGGAGCATCTTGCAAAAGAAAAGATCAACTTAGAATGTTAGAACATGAGAGATTGGTTAAAGAACTCAATGATGAAGTAAGGATGACTGGAAGAGGCCTAAATCAGGAAACTAGTTTGGCACGACTTGGAGATACTCGATGGGGTTCACATTATTTTACTTTGCTTCGTTTATGTGCTATGTGGCCTTCAGTTGAGAAAGTGTTGGAGAATATACGTGATGATACCACTAGCTATGAGGTTAGAAGTACTGCAAGAGATTTGCTTGGAAAGATGAATAATTATGAGTTTGTTTTTGTGATGCACTTGATGAAATATTTGTTAGGAATGACAAATGAGTTGTCATTTGCCTTACAAAGAAAGGATTAA